In a single window of the Anaerobaca lacustris genome:
- a CDS encoding GspH/FimT family pseudopilin, producing MKAQRGRQTTQLDRGFTLIELMIVIVIIGITAAIAVPLMSSAASVQIRAAGGIVAADLEYAKSRAIATGQQHKVVFDVGNDSYEILDSGNNSIEHPVTKKNAYVVDFAADGRLDRVSIQSAVFGAGSTVTFDSLGSPDNGGSVVLQAGGIGRTVTVEPVTGFISVSD from the coding sequence ATGAAAGCACAACGTGGTAGGCAAACGACGCAGCTCGACAGAGGGTTTACGCTGATCGAGTTGATGATTGTGATCGTGATCATCGGGATCACGGCGGCGATCGCCGTGCCCCTCATGTCCTCGGCGGCCAGCGTGCAGATTCGCGCCGCCGGAGGCATCGTGGCGGCCGACCTCGAATACGCCAAGAGCCGCGCCATCGCCACGGGCCAACAACACAAGGTGGTGTTCGACGTGGGCAACGACAGCTACGAGATTCTGGATTCCGGCAACAACTCGATCGAGCATCCGGTCACGAAGAAGAACGCATACGTGGTCGATTTCGCCGCCGACGGCCGGCTCGACCGTGTGAGCATTCAAAGTGCTGTTTTCGGCGCAGGCAGTACCGTGACGTTCGATTCGCTCGGCAGCCCGGACAATGGGGGCAGCGTGGTTTTGCAGGCCGGCGGCATCGGCCGGACGGTAACCGTCGAGCCGGTGACAGGATTCATCTCTGTTTCGGATTGA
- the pilM gene encoding pilus assembly protein PilM, translating into MQIGHWITRRQRILPIGLDIGHHAVKMVQLAIRDDGVRVVAAGRETVDLSDVCDEDSWRQQVAPAIRRLLAAGDFKGRDVVSALPAGRLRITSLRLAETEAGDVDKALRKEAAHRFALDPRTDSVHYVSAGSVRQGDEVKNEYILFASDDETIRRHIAQLEGVGLRLVGIDAAPCALFRNFERVMRRQEDKERTIMLLDVGHRYTTVVLGRTGEMCFVKQMAFGAARFDERVAEKLSVSIEDARVLRRRMPSDETVDPTTRRLVADALHGTAEQLAAEIALCLRYYTVTFRGKRVERAIVAGAGVYEPALLNVLRHHLAVEADVAEPLRGFDLGLVGSKIEDFGPAADFALAVGLTLKGWGASTTALVKSDVGLESILEGAPS; encoded by the coding sequence ATGCAGATCGGCCATTGGATAACAAGACGACAGCGCATCCTGCCCATCGGGCTGGATATCGGACACCATGCGGTCAAGATGGTGCAGTTGGCCATCCGCGACGATGGGGTCCGCGTGGTCGCGGCCGGACGGGAGACCGTCGATCTCAGCGACGTCTGCGACGAGGATTCGTGGCGCCAGCAGGTGGCCCCGGCGATCCGTCGTCTGTTGGCGGCCGGCGATTTCAAGGGACGCGACGTGGTCTCGGCCCTGCCGGCCGGCAGGCTGCGCATCACGTCGCTGCGTCTGGCCGAGACGGAGGCGGGCGACGTGGACAAGGCGCTGCGCAAGGAAGCGGCCCATCGATTCGCCCTGGACCCCAGGACGGATTCGGTGCATTACGTCTCGGCCGGCAGCGTCCGGCAGGGCGACGAGGTCAAGAACGAATACATCCTGTTCGCCAGCGACGATGAGACGATTCGCCGGCATATCGCGCAACTGGAAGGCGTCGGCCTGCGTCTGGTGGGGATCGACGCGGCGCCGTGCGCGCTGTTCCGGAACTTCGAGCGCGTGATGCGGCGTCAGGAAGACAAGGAACGGACCATCATGCTCCTCGACGTCGGGCACCGGTACACCACCGTCGTGCTCGGACGCACCGGGGAGATGTGTTTTGTCAAGCAAATGGCGTTCGGGGCCGCCCGGTTCGACGAGCGCGTGGCCGAGAAGCTGTCGGTCTCGATCGAGGACGCGCGCGTGCTGCGCCGCCGGATGCCGTCGGACGAGACGGTCGATCCGACGACGCGACGGCTCGTGGCCGACGCTCTGCATGGGACCGCCGAGCAGTTGGCGGCCGAGATCGCCCTGTGCCTGCGGTATTACACCGTGACGTTTCGCGGCAAGCGCGTCGAGCGGGCCATCGTCGCGGGCGCGGGGGTCTACGAGCCGGCGTTGCTCAACGTGCTGCGGCACCATCTGGCGGTGGAAGCCGACGTGGCCGAGCCGCTTCGCGGTTTCGATCTGGGACTGGTCGGGAGCAAGATCGAGGATTTCGGTCCGGCGGCGGATTTCGCGCTGGCGGTGGGGCTGACGCTCAAGGGATGGGGCGCCTCCACGACGGCCCTGGTGAAATCGGACGTCGGACTCGAATCGATTCTGGAAGGGGCCCCCTCATGA
- the pilO gene encoding type 4a pilus biogenesis protein PilO gives MSESRSSSLLQRQQIWVLAVGALFLADFVLYGYLPSRSRLRFVTEARDRQMQMIHMAESRSEVLGSLKARLEQTNRRVANYQDRIPDDSALGPFLRQVAGAMTKNGLLDQDVVFGREVASNGLVCIPVHMKCSGDLAGVFGFFTDLQNLGRFVRIERTTLANAREFTGAVVMEADAVIFYRPQKAPETKRSASTQSWDVVYDDA, from the coding sequence ATGAGCGAGAGCCGGTCCAGTTCGTTGCTGCAACGGCAGCAGATATGGGTCCTTGCCGTCGGTGCGCTCTTCCTGGCGGATTTCGTATTGTATGGGTATCTGCCGTCGCGCAGTCGGCTGCGGTTCGTGACGGAGGCGCGGGACCGACAGATGCAGATGATCCACATGGCCGAATCGCGGAGCGAGGTGCTCGGATCTCTCAAGGCGCGTCTGGAGCAGACGAACCGGCGTGTCGCGAATTACCAGGACCGGATTCCGGACGACAGCGCCCTGGGACCGTTTCTGCGACAGGTCGCCGGCGCGATGACGAAGAACGGCCTGCTCGATCAGGATGTGGTGTTCGGCCGGGAGGTCGCGTCGAACGGCCTGGTCTGCATTCCGGTCCACATGAAGTGCTCGGGGGACCTGGCCGGCGTTTTCGGCTTCTTCACGGACCTTCAGAATCTCGGCCGGTTCGTCCGCATCGAACGGACCACGCTGGCCAATGCACGGGAATTCACCGGCGCCGTGGTGATGGAGGCCGACGCCGTCATATTCTATCGCCCGCAGAAGGCGCCGGAGACAAAGCGGTCTGCGAGCACTCAATCGTGGGACGTTGTGTACGATGACGCGTGA
- a CDS encoding type II secretion system protein GspD produces the protein MYDDRTFTKPRWGRWLVAVALLTGLAATAAAVESDANSVETVAIEADQAWVEGNLIKYIAFRKDSDVRDGLRLLAKRCEKNIVPSPGVTGPLNCPELRDVTFEQALAAMLGDKFVAVQEGNLIHIRTKDEDKKIRQDPDRMVFRVITLYYTTAQEAEKLVRPVLSAAAQITTTTAAESSISSAGGSGGGSLSGGGGGDKMALNDMIVVFDYPENIERAEQVIRQIDTRPLQVLVEATILAVDLTETMQFGIDWNLLTGVAVSDFPANIVGGKGTPWETFGFADNPGSKGLTVGFSADNVQAIITALESVTDTTLLANPKILAVNKQEGSVLIGKKIGYINQSTQTQTSTTQSVDFLETGTRLVFRPYIGNDGYIRMDIYPKDSDGVLKENNIPDETTTELRTNVIVKDGETVVIGGLFRDSIQTTRSQVPVLGNLPLLGAAFRGTKDTARREEVIIMLTPHIIEEPSQTGGADRADDVRMKMDGAKRGMQAIDRARLAEDAYARAAQYYLEGDVDSAMYNVKVALMMRPTYLEALRLRERIVVETDPEELKRIDSIVQQAIDQQEASYWKRR, from the coding sequence ATGTACGATGACAGGACATTCACGAAACCTCGTTGGGGTCGATGGCTGGTGGCCGTGGCCCTGCTGACCGGACTGGCTGCCACGGCGGCCGCGGTCGAAAGTGATGCGAACAGTGTAGAGACTGTCGCGATCGAGGCCGACCAGGCCTGGGTCGAGGGCAATCTGATCAAGTACATCGCGTTCCGCAAGGACAGCGACGTGCGCGACGGGCTGCGGCTGCTCGCCAAGCGGTGCGAGAAGAACATCGTGCCGTCGCCGGGCGTCACCGGGCCGCTGAACTGCCCGGAACTGCGGGATGTGACCTTCGAGCAGGCGCTGGCCGCCATGCTGGGCGACAAGTTCGTCGCCGTGCAGGAAGGGAATCTGATTCACATTCGGACCAAGGACGAGGACAAGAAGATCCGGCAGGACCCGGACCGGATGGTCTTCAGGGTCATCACGCTGTACTACACGACGGCCCAGGAGGCCGAGAAGCTGGTCCGACCCGTGCTCAGCGCTGCGGCGCAGATCACCACGACCACGGCGGCCGAGAGCAGCATTTCCTCGGCCGGCGGGTCCGGCGGCGGTTCGCTCAGCGGCGGCGGGGGCGGTGACAAGATGGCCCTGAACGACATGATCGTGGTCTTCGACTATCCGGAGAACATCGAGAGAGCCGAGCAGGTCATTCGCCAGATTGACACCCGGCCCCTGCAGGTGCTGGTCGAGGCGACGATCCTGGCGGTGGATCTGACGGAAACCATGCAGTTCGGCATCGATTGGAACCTGCTCACCGGCGTGGCCGTCAGCGATTTCCCCGCGAACATTGTCGGGGGCAAGGGCACGCCGTGGGAGACCTTCGGTTTCGCCGATAACCCGGGCTCCAAAGGGCTGACGGTGGGGTTCTCGGCCGACAATGTCCAGGCCATTATCACGGCCCTGGAGAGTGTCACGGATACGACCTTGCTGGCCAATCCGAAGATTCTGGCCGTCAACAAGCAGGAAGGCTCGGTGCTGATCGGTAAGAAGATCGGCTACATCAATCAGAGCACGCAGACCCAGACCTCGACCACGCAATCAGTGGACTTCCTGGAGACGGGTACGCGTCTGGTCTTCCGGCCCTATATCGGCAACGACGGGTACATCCGGATGGATATCTATCCGAAGGACAGTGACGGCGTGCTGAAGGAGAACAACATCCCGGATGAAACGACCACGGAATTGCGGACCAACGTGATCGTCAAGGACGGTGAGACGGTCGTCATCGGCGGCCTGTTCCGCGACAGCATCCAGACAACACGGTCGCAGGTCCCGGTTCTCGGCAATCTGCCGCTGCTGGGTGCGGCGTTCCGAGGCACCAAAGACACCGCGCGTCGCGAAGAGGTGATCATCATGCTGACGCCGCACATCATCGAGGAGCCGTCGCAGACGGGCGGGGCCGATCGGGCCGACGACGTCCGGATGAAGATGGACGGCGCCAAGCGCGGCATGCAGGCGATCGATCGCGCCCGGCTGGCCGAGGACGCGTATGCCCGCGCCGCCCAGTACTACCTCGAAGGCGACGTCGATAGCGCGATGTACAACGTCAAGGTCGCGCTGATGATGCGTCCGACCTATCTCGAGGCCCTGCGGCTTCGCGAGCGGATCGTCGTCGAAACCGATCCGGAGGAACTCAAGCGGATCGACAGCATCGTTCAGCAGGCGATCGACCAGCAAGAGGCCAGCTACTGGAAGAGACGCTAG